In Eriocheir sinensis breed Jianghai 21 chromosome 64, ASM2467909v1, whole genome shotgun sequence, one DNA window encodes the following:
- the LOC126987266 gene encoding uncharacterized protein LOC126987266 isoform X6 has product MAGRGCMLGSPSDSTNSPSITQDTSGSSLEGAYVAGLPLLDHLRAWLVSVHQDLSRTLKPRQRNTLIAQLERARVELVYEAPPIGQYRQRQHMVVGVSRLGADRQAVLFPGEEASRRGLLTIAEYFREVHGLTLKYPSLNCVELHPSVFVPVELVRIISIPNMRGANLYWSSPDSTPSPVHGGGGGGGVETSPVEYRCGGGGCFSPSACVYNLYVVTTTTTTTTTTTTTTTNAYKLPMIGTTVSPTNPSTGVHNLCTIANTVSPTNPSTGVHNLCTIANTVSPTNPSTGVHNLCTIANTVSPTNPSTGVHNLCTIANTVSPTNPSTGVHSLSPLTNIHRTSTNISPLSSSSSSFFSPSSLSSFSSSSSSSSFSLTAAPYLPPPPTPHPLKHGFFGLELIMKVEEEEKKEEVEEKEAEEEEKEVKEDEEEEEEEGRRLEERKMEEVEDIEEASRKERGRMRDKGREEEEEEEEEREEEEETRKTGEREQVDKEGRDREEERREMEEEKEDKLRKTGEEKEVEEGREIEEGRQVEEGRKEDKLRKTGEEKEVEEGRQVEEGRKEDKLRKTEEEEEVEEGRQVEEGRKEDNLRKTEEEKEVEEGRQVEEGRKEDNLRKTEEEEEVEEGRQVEEGRKEDNLRKTEEEKDIDKGRKIEEGRKLEGKQMKEGRKEDNLRETEEEKEVEEGGEIEEGRKEDKLRKTEEEKEVEEGGEIEEGRKEDKLRKTEEEKEVDKGRELQKGRKTERRQMGEEKEDNLRKTEEGTKVDKGRELQKGRKTGRRQMGEEKEEEKLRKTEAETPMKEERNKEERKIGIGRKEEEERDDETETEEEEGAEIDRPQAEEVEEVQHATQVEDAIHVDQGKHFFHIPATLHTWALYSYAENTTNNQLATFLIHLKQAGRTRGVEVAGPVQLRLPAARCQPGHNPLTDLQDLTTTYPGLQMVMVVVPDRYMYGRVKVVGDLCLGVATQCVYPRTVQHPRPAALGSLLAKINAKIGGCQMRGPRVAALPHLAPSLMVMGLHHHKLHHTNAGPAQGRGLMVGAVVASANLSSGQYLTEVQTQPSEDSAIADLTNMTRRLLECLTGQYRRPVPEQIVVYSDGVQKSQVEEERRAVTRGCHLFMASYSPHITWVEVYYRSLRSWPTTPAEPQSRSGFRLRSQHCSGRPFNTFIGSDGKSWLPTYYGITHGPGAIPVGAVERLSAALCHLPATALPKPLPCPLIYAHLAARRCRLHMRTLGENWTLRDYKELQRDVMRLVGVDVTNPVAHQPYYL; this is encoded by the exons ATGGCCGGCCGGGGATGTATGTTAG GCTCCCCGTCAGACAGCACCAACAGCCCCTCCATCACCCAGGACACCAGCGGCAGCAGTCTGGAGGGCGCGTATGTGGCTGGGCTGCCCCTTCTGGACCACCTGCGCGCCTGGCTGGTCTCCGTGCACCAGGATCTGTCCCGCACCCTCAAGCCCAGGCAGCGGAACACCCTTATCGCGCAGCTGGAGAGGGCAAGG gtTGAGCTTGTGTACGAGGCACCCCCTATCGGCCAGTATCGTCAGCGCCAGCACATGGTAGTCGGAGTCTCACGCTTGGGCGCTGATAGACAGGCGGTTCTGTTCCCTGGCGAGGAGGCATCCAGGCGAGGGCTTCTAACCATCGCTGAGTACTTCCGAGAGGTACACGGCCTCACCTTGAAGTACCCCAGCCTGAACTGTGTCGAACTGCACCCTAGTGTGTTTGTGCCTGTGGAG CTTGTGAGGATCATATCTATCCCCAACATGCGGGGTGCCAACCTCTACTGGTCCTCCCCCGACTCCACTCCTTCCCCtgtccatggtggtggtggtggtggaggggtggagacaTCACCAGTGGAGTATAGATGTGGAGGGGGTGGTTGTTTCTCTCCAAGTGCTTGTGTCTATAACTTGtatgttgttactactactactactactactactactactactactactactaccaatgccTATAAGTTGCCTATGATTGGTACTACTGTCTCTCCTACTAACCCTTCTACTGGTGTCCATAACTTGTGTACCATTGCTAATACTGTCTCTCCTACTAACCCTTCTACTGGTGTCCATAACTTGTGTACCATTGCTAATACTGTCTCTCCTACTAACCCTTCTACTGGTGTCCATAACTTGTGTACCATTGCTAATACTGTCTCTCCTACTAACCCTTCTACTGGTGTCCATAACTTGTGTACCATTGCTAATACTGTCTCTCCTACTAACCCTTCTACTGGTGTCCATAGCCTGTCCCCTCTTACTAACATCCATAGAACTTCTACtaacatctctcctctctcctcctcctcttcttcattcttctctccttcctccttgtcctccttctcctcctcttcctcttcctcctccttctccctcactgcTGCCCCctatcttccccctccccccacaccccacccctTGAAGCATGGATTCTTTGGCTTGGAGCTgataatg aaggtggaagaagaggagaagaaggaggaggtggaagaaaaagaagcggaggaggaagagaaggaggtgaaagaagatgaagaggaggaggaggaggaaggaagaagattagaagaaaggaaaatggaagaggtggaagacatTGAAGAGGcaagcaggaaggagagaggaagaatgagagataaaggaagagaggaggaggaggaggaggaggaggaaagagaagaagaggaggaaacaaggaagacaggagagagagaacaggtggacaaagagggaagagacagagaggaagaaagaagagagatggaagaggaaaaagaagacaaattaaGAAAgacgggagaagaaaaggaggtggaggaaggaagagaaattgaggaaggaagacaagtggaagagggaagaaaagaagacaaattgagaaagacaggagaagaaaaggaggtggaggaaggaagacaagtggaagagggaagaaaagaagacaaattgagaaagacagaagaagaagaggaggtggaggaaggaagacaagtggaagagggaagaaaagaagacaatttgagaaagacagaagaagaaaaggaggtggaggaaggaagacaagtggaagagggaagaaaagaagacaatttgagaaagacagaagaagaagaggag gtggaggaaggaagacaagtggaagagggaagaaaagaagacaatttaagaaagacagaagaagaaaaggacattgataaaggaagaaaaattgaggaaggaagaaaattagaaggaaaacagatgaaagagggaagaaaagaagacaatttgagagaaacagaagaagaaaaggaggtggaggaaggaggagaaattgaggaaggaagaaaagaagacaaattgagaaaaacagaagaagaaaaggag gtggaggaaggaggagaaattgaggaaggaagaaaagaagacaaattgagaaaaacagaagaagaaaaggaggttgataaaggaagagaattgcagaaaggaagaaaaactgaaagaagacaaatgggagaagaaaaagaagacaatttaagaaagacagaagagggaACGAAGgttgataaaggaagagaattgcagaaaggaagaaaaaccggAAGAAGacaaatgggagaagaaaaagaagaggaaaaactacGAAAGACAGAAGCAGAAACAccgatgaaagaagaaagaaataaagaagaaaggaaaattggaataggaagaaaggaggaagaggagagagatgatgaaacagagacggaagaagaagaaggagcggAAATAGATCGACCACAAgcggaagaagtggaggaggtacAACACGCAACACAGGTGGAAGACGCAATACACGTGGATCAAGGCAAACACTTCTTCCACATCCCTGCCACACTCCACACCTGGGCGCTCTATAGCTATGCCGagaacaccaccaacaaccaacTAGC TACCTTCCTGATCCACCTCAAACAAGCCGGGCGGACCAGGGGCGTGGAGGTGGCCGGGCCTGTCCAGCTCCGATTGCCCGCTGCCCGCTGTCAACCAGGTCACAACCCCCTGACGGACCTGCAGGACCTAACCACAACCTACCCTGGCctgcagatggtgatggtggtggtgccggaCAGATATATGTATG GTCGGGTCAAGGTGGTGGGTGACCTGTGCCTGGGGGTGGCGACGCAGTGTGTGTACCCCAGGACAGTGCAACACCCCCGCCCGGCCGCCCTCGGAAGTCTGCTCGCCAAGATCAACGCTAAAATTGGAGGCTGCCAGATGAGGGGTCCACGCGTTGCCGCActgcct CACCTAGCCCCGTCCCTTATGGTGATGGGGCTGCACCACCACAAGCTCCACCACACCAATGCCGGGCCAGCGCAGGGAAGGGGGCTGATGGTGGGGGCAGTGGTGGCGTCGGCAAACCTCAGCAGCGGGCAATACTTGACAGAGGTTCAAACACAGCCAAGTGAGGACTCCGCCATCGCTGACCTCACCAATAtgacccg tCGCCTGCTGGAGTGTCTGACGGGGCAGTACAGGCGACCAGTGCCGGAGCAGATTGTAGTGTACAGTGACGGGGTACAGAAGAGCCaggttgaggaggagaggagggccgTCACGAGGGGCTGCCACCTCTTCATGGCCAGCTACTCCCCGCACATCACCTGGGTGGAGGTCTACTATAGATCGCTGcggag CTGGCCAACCACCCCTGCCGAACCCCAATCAAGGTCTGGGTTCCGTCTGAGAAGCCAGCATTGCAGCGGAAGACCATTCAACACCTTCATCGGC AGTGACGGGAAATCCTGGCTGCCGACCTACTATGGGATTACGCATGGGCCCGGTGCCATTCCTGTAGGGGCCGTTGAGCGCCTATCCGCGGCCCTGTGCCACCTCCCCGCCACAGCCCTGCCCAAGCCGCTGCCCTGCCCTCTCATCTATGCCCATCTAGCAGCAAGGAG GTGCCGGCTACACATGAGGACCCTGGGGGAGAACTGGACACTGAGGGACTACAAGGAACTCCAGAGGGATGTCATGCGCCTGGTGGGAGTGGACGTGACCAACCCTGTGGCACACCAACCCTACTATTTGTGa
- the LOC126987266 gene encoding apical junction molecule-like isoform X1, with amino-acid sequence MAGRGCMLGSPSDSTNSPSITQDTSGSSLEGAYVAGLPLLDHLRAWLVSVHQDLSRTLKPRQRNTLIAQLERARVELVYEAPPIGQYRQRQHMVVGVSRLGADRQAVLFPGEEASRRGLLTIAEYFREVHGLTLKYPSLNCVELHPSVFVPVELVRIISIPNMRGANLYWSSPDSTPSPVHGGGGGGGVETSPVEYRCGGGGCFSPSACVYNLYVVTTTTTTTTTTTTTTTNAYKLPMIGTTVSPTNPSTGVHNLCTIANTVSPTNPSTGVHNLCTIANTVSPTNPSTGVHNLCTIANTVSPTNPSTGVHNLCTIANTVSPTNPSTGVHSLSPLTNIHRTSTNISPLSSSSSSFFSPSSLSSFSSSSSSSSFSLTAAPYLPPPPTPHPLKHGFFGLELIMKVEEEEKKEEVEEKEAEEEEKEVKEDEEEEEEEGRRLEERKMEEVEDIEEASRKERGRMRDKGREEEEEEEEEREEEEETRKTGEREQVDKEGRDREEERREMEEEKEDKLRKTGEEKEVEEGREIEEGRQVEEGRKEDKLRKTGEEKEVEEGRQVEEGRKEDKLRKTEEEEEVEEGRQVEEGRKEDNLRKTEEEKEVEEGRQVEEGRKEDNLRKTEEEEEVEEGRQVEEGRKEDNLRKTEEEKDIDKGRKIEEGRKLEGKQMKEGRKEDNLRETEEEKEVEEGGEIEEGRKEDKLRKTEEEKEVDKGRELEKGRKFEGRQMEEGRKEDNLRETEEEKEVEEGGEIEEGRKEDKLRKTEEEKEVDKGRELQKGRKTERRQMGEEKEDNLRKTEEGTKVDKGRELQKGRKTGRRQMGEEKEEEKLRKTEAETPMKEERNKEERKIGIGRKEEEERDDETETEEEEGAEIDRPQAEEVEEVQHATQVEDAIHVDQGKHFFHIPATLHTWALYSYAENTTNNQLATFLIHLKQAGRTRGVEVAGPVQLRLPAARCQPGHNPLTDLQDLTTTYPGLQMVMVVVPDRYMYGRVKVVGDLCLGVATQCVYPRTVQHPRPAALGSLLAKINAKIGGCQMRGPRVAALPHLAPSLMVMGLHHHKLHHTNAGPAQGRGLMVGAVVASANLSSGQYLTEVQTQPSEDSAIADLTNMTRRLLECLTGQYRRPVPEQIVVYSDGVQKSQVEEERRAVTRGCHLFMASYSPHITWVEVYYRSLRSWPTTPAEPQSRSGFRLRSQHCSGRPFNTFIGSDGKSWLPTYYGITHGPGAIPVGAVERLSAALCHLPATALPKPLPCPLIYAHLAARRCRLHMRTLGENWTLRDYKELQRDVMRLVGVDVTNPVAHQPYYL; translated from the exons ATGGCCGGCCGGGGATGTATGTTAG GCTCCCCGTCAGACAGCACCAACAGCCCCTCCATCACCCAGGACACCAGCGGCAGCAGTCTGGAGGGCGCGTATGTGGCTGGGCTGCCCCTTCTGGACCACCTGCGCGCCTGGCTGGTCTCCGTGCACCAGGATCTGTCCCGCACCCTCAAGCCCAGGCAGCGGAACACCCTTATCGCGCAGCTGGAGAGGGCAAGG gtTGAGCTTGTGTACGAGGCACCCCCTATCGGCCAGTATCGTCAGCGCCAGCACATGGTAGTCGGAGTCTCACGCTTGGGCGCTGATAGACAGGCGGTTCTGTTCCCTGGCGAGGAGGCATCCAGGCGAGGGCTTCTAACCATCGCTGAGTACTTCCGAGAGGTACACGGCCTCACCTTGAAGTACCCCAGCCTGAACTGTGTCGAACTGCACCCTAGTGTGTTTGTGCCTGTGGAG CTTGTGAGGATCATATCTATCCCCAACATGCGGGGTGCCAACCTCTACTGGTCCTCCCCCGACTCCACTCCTTCCCCtgtccatggtggtggtggtggtggaggggtggagacaTCACCAGTGGAGTATAGATGTGGAGGGGGTGGTTGTTTCTCTCCAAGTGCTTGTGTCTATAACTTGtatgttgttactactactactactactactactactactactactactactaccaatgccTATAAGTTGCCTATGATTGGTACTACTGTCTCTCCTACTAACCCTTCTACTGGTGTCCATAACTTGTGTACCATTGCTAATACTGTCTCTCCTACTAACCCTTCTACTGGTGTCCATAACTTGTGTACCATTGCTAATACTGTCTCTCCTACTAACCCTTCTACTGGTGTCCATAACTTGTGTACCATTGCTAATACTGTCTCTCCTACTAACCCTTCTACTGGTGTCCATAACTTGTGTACCATTGCTAATACTGTCTCTCCTACTAACCCTTCTACTGGTGTCCATAGCCTGTCCCCTCTTACTAACATCCATAGAACTTCTACtaacatctctcctctctcctcctcctcttcttcattcttctctccttcctccttgtcctccttctcctcctcttcctcttcctcctccttctccctcactgcTGCCCCctatcttccccctccccccacaccccacccctTGAAGCATGGATTCTTTGGCTTGGAGCTgataatg aaggtggaagaagaggagaagaaggaggaggtggaagaaaaagaagcggaggaggaagagaaggaggtgaaagaagatgaagaggaggaggaggaggaaggaagaagattagaagaaaggaaaatggaagaggtggaagacatTGAAGAGGcaagcaggaaggagagaggaagaatgagagataaaggaagagaggaggaggaggaggaggaggaggaaagagaagaagaggaggaaacaaggaagacaggagagagagaacaggtggacaaagagggaagagacagagaggaagaaagaagagagatggaagaggaaaaagaagacaaattaaGAAAgacgggagaagaaaaggaggtggaggaaggaagagaaattgaggaaggaagacaagtggaagagggaagaaaagaagacaaattgagaaagacaggagaagaaaaggaggtggaggaaggaagacaagtggaagagggaagaaaagaagacaaattgagaaagacagaagaagaagaggaggtggaggaaggaagacaagtggaagagggaagaaaagaagacaatttgagaaagacagaagaagaaaaggaggtggaggaaggaagacaagtggaagagggaagaaaagaagacaatttgagaaagacagaagaagaagaggag gtggaggaaggaagacaagtggaagagggaagaaaagaagacaatttaagaaagacagaagaagaaaaggacattgataaaggaagaaaaattgaggaaggaagaaaattagaaggaaaacagatgaaagagggaagaaaagaagacaatttgagagaaacagaagaagaaaaggaggtggaggaaggaggagaaattgaggaaggaagaaaagaagacaaattgagaaaaacagaagaagaaaaggag gttgataaaggaagggaattagagaaaggaagaaaatttgaaggaagacaaatggaagagggaagaaaagaagacaatttgagagaaacagaagaagaaaaggaggtggaggaaggaggagaaattgaggaaggaagaaaagaagacaaattgagaaaaacagaagaagaaaaggaggttgataaaggaagagaattgcagaaaggaagaaaaactgaaagaagacaaatgggagaagaaaaagaagacaatttaagaaagacagaagagggaACGAAGgttgataaaggaagagaattgcagaaaggaagaaaaaccggAAGAAGacaaatgggagaagaaaaagaagaggaaaaactacGAAAGACAGAAGCAGAAACAccgatgaaagaagaaagaaataaagaagaaaggaaaattggaataggaagaaaggaggaagaggagagagatgatgaaacagagacggaagaagaagaaggagcggAAATAGATCGACCACAAgcggaagaagtggaggaggtacAACACGCAACACAGGTGGAAGACGCAATACACGTGGATCAAGGCAAACACTTCTTCCACATCCCTGCCACACTCCACACCTGGGCGCTCTATAGCTATGCCGagaacaccaccaacaaccaacTAGC TACCTTCCTGATCCACCTCAAACAAGCCGGGCGGACCAGGGGCGTGGAGGTGGCCGGGCCTGTCCAGCTCCGATTGCCCGCTGCCCGCTGTCAACCAGGTCACAACCCCCTGACGGACCTGCAGGACCTAACCACAACCTACCCTGGCctgcagatggtgatggtggtggtgccggaCAGATATATGTATG GTCGGGTCAAGGTGGTGGGTGACCTGTGCCTGGGGGTGGCGACGCAGTGTGTGTACCCCAGGACAGTGCAACACCCCCGCCCGGCCGCCCTCGGAAGTCTGCTCGCCAAGATCAACGCTAAAATTGGAGGCTGCCAGATGAGGGGTCCACGCGTTGCCGCActgcct CACCTAGCCCCGTCCCTTATGGTGATGGGGCTGCACCACCACAAGCTCCACCACACCAATGCCGGGCCAGCGCAGGGAAGGGGGCTGATGGTGGGGGCAGTGGTGGCGTCGGCAAACCTCAGCAGCGGGCAATACTTGACAGAGGTTCAAACACAGCCAAGTGAGGACTCCGCCATCGCTGACCTCACCAATAtgacccg tCGCCTGCTGGAGTGTCTGACGGGGCAGTACAGGCGACCAGTGCCGGAGCAGATTGTAGTGTACAGTGACGGGGTACAGAAGAGCCaggttgaggaggagaggagggccgTCACGAGGGGCTGCCACCTCTTCATGGCCAGCTACTCCCCGCACATCACCTGGGTGGAGGTCTACTATAGATCGCTGcggag CTGGCCAACCACCCCTGCCGAACCCCAATCAAGGTCTGGGTTCCGTCTGAGAAGCCAGCATTGCAGCGGAAGACCATTCAACACCTTCATCGGC AGTGACGGGAAATCCTGGCTGCCGACCTACTATGGGATTACGCATGGGCCCGGTGCCATTCCTGTAGGGGCCGTTGAGCGCCTATCCGCGGCCCTGTGCCACCTCCCCGCCACAGCCCTGCCCAAGCCGCTGCCCTGCCCTCTCATCTATGCCCATCTAGCAGCAAGGAG GTGCCGGCTACACATGAGGACCCTGGGGGAGAACTGGACACTGAGGGACTACAAGGAACTCCAGAGGGATGTCATGCGCCTGGTGGGAGTGGACGTGACCAACCCTGTGGCACACCAACCCTACTATTTGTGa